The Candidatus Eisenbacteria bacterium genome includes the window TGACCGCCCTCTGTGGCTTGTGGAAGAGAACCCGCAGGCGGCCCCGATCGTCGCGGCGGAGGAGGGCGGCCGAGGGCTCGTGTCGGTAACGGATCTTCACGAGCACCTCGCCACGAAGCGCTTCCTCCTCCGGGGCGTGGAAGTTCTCGTCGCCGAGGATCGCGGCGGAGGCGAAAAGCTCCTCCTCCCGTCCGAGACGAATCACGTTCAGGCGGGTGTCCGTCTCCACCACGTAGAGAGGCTCGCCGGCGGCGACGCCGAGACCCTTTCTCTGGCCGATGGTGTAGCACGCGGCCCCGCGGTGCGTGCCGATGCGCGTCCCCGCCCCGTCCATGATCGGACCGGGCCGCGGTTCGCCGAGGAAGCCGGGGAGATCGCCCGTCCCGAGAAAGCAGACGTCCTGGCTCTCGGGACGGTCGACGGCGGGGAGCCCGGCCGCGGCTGCGATCCTCCGCACCTCCGCCTTCGCAAGCCCGCCGACGGGAAAGGCGAGGCGCGGGAGCGCCGCGGCGCCGATCGCCCAGAGCACGTAGGACTGGTCTTTGGAGAGATCGGCCGCGCGCCGGATCCGGAGACCGCCCTCCGGCCCGGCGAGGCGAGCGTGGTGCCCCGTGGCGAGCCGGTCGAAGCCCCCGTCCAGAACCTCGCGCAGAAGAACCCCGAACTTGATGCTCCG containing:
- the mnmA gene encoding tRNA 2-thiouridine(34) synthase MnmA → MSGESENRMPGAGERVAVALSGGVDSSAAAWLLREAGCRTVAFTIRHLCGAEGEGGPEEDSLGGAARVAEALGIPHHVLDAREIFRDEVMEPFRREYLAGRTPNPCVVCNRSIKFGVLLREVLDGGFDRLATGHHARLAGPEGGLRIRRAADLSKDQSYVLWAIGAAALPRLAFPVGGLAKAEVRRIAAAAGLPAVDRPESQDVCFLGTGDLPGFLGEPRPGPIMDGAGTRIGTHRGAACYTIGQRKGLGVAAGEPLYVVETDTRLNVIRLGREEELFASAAILGDENFHAPEEEALRGEVLVKIRYRHEPSAALLRRDDRGRLRVLFHKPQRAVTPGQSAVFYRGDTLLGGAVIDAALRS